The Apium graveolens cultivar Ventura chromosome 6, ASM990537v1, whole genome shotgun sequence genome contains a region encoding:
- the LOC141664182 gene encoding methyl-CpG-binding domain-containing protein 6-like — protein MIFFIILSCIMTLLPRSDPKAIPESHSLLGTGDLIVSESSSKGTKAKRARKRSNDGEKTSVWLPAGWTVIYKTRANGSTAGTVDKYYVEPITGQRFRSKVAVKRYLETGSQNKSKSDDNAQLFKKTGAEKEEAAWSFNSKYPPEEVTRSLVDEDKDLWTPSIGEEEVPEATVLEWENTYQRMCRVEPKLHNFI, from the exons ATGATCTTTTTCATAATTTTATCGTGCATCATGACCCTGTTGCCCAGATCTGACCCGAAAGCCATACCTGAGTCTCACTCGCTTCTGGGAACCGGTGATTTAATTGTTTCTGAAAGTAGTTCTAAGGGTACTAAGGCGAAACGGGCTAGAAAAAGAAGTAATGATGGAGAAAAAACTTCCGTTTGGTTGCCCGCGGGCTGGACGGTCATTTACAAAACCCGGGCTAATGGATCTACGGCCGGAACTGTTGATAAG TATTATGTAGAGCCAATAACAGGCCAAAGATTCCGGTCTAAGGTTGCGGTCAAACGCTACTTAGAAACAGGAAGTcaaaataaatcaaaatctgatGACAATGCACAG CTTTTCAAAAAGACAGGCGCTGAGAAAGAGGAAGCTGCATGGAGCTTCAATTCTAAATATCCACCAGAAGAAGTTACCCGGTCCCTCGTGGATGAAGATAAGGACTTATGGACACCATCAATTGGTGAAGAAGAGGTTCCTGAAGCAACTGTCCTGGAGTGGGAAAATACTTACCAGCGGATGTGTCGAGTAGAACCAAAACTTCATAATTTCATTTAA